A DNA window from Streptomyces sp. CA-278952 contains the following coding sequences:
- a CDS encoding DUF885 domain-containing protein, translating to MSDTSSSALPRQVADAYVDAIIELDPITGTYLGVSESSRRLPDFSPAGQAAVADLVRATLRELDAAERRPGADSASERRCGRLLRERLTAELAVHEAEEGLRTVSNLQSPAHSITEVFTLTPTATDEDWAAVVDRLRAVPAAHEGYRASLALGLERKLYGGPRATATFVGQLTEWGGEGEGTAFFAEFVAPGPASLRAELDEAARLATASVLSLRDWVRDVYAPGVEGAPDPVGRERYALWSRLYNGTDLDLDEAYAYGWSEYHRLLAEMRTEAGKILPGAGPWEALAHLDVHGKHIEGVDKVREWLQGLMDEAIEALDGTHFDLAERVRKVESRIAPPGGAAAPYYTGPSEDFSRPGRTWLPTMGETRFPVYDLVSTWYHEGVPGHHLQIAQWTHVADSLSRYQASIGMVSANAEGWALYAERLMDELGFLPDAERRLGYLDAQMMRACRVIVDIGMHLELEIPADSPFHPGERWTPDLAQEFFGNHSGRPADFVESELTRYLSMPGQAIGYKLGERAWLLGRENARAAHGDGFDLKAWHMAALSQGSLGLDDLVDELSRL from the coding sequence ATGTCAGACACTTCGAGCAGCGCGCTGCCCCGTCAGGTCGCCGACGCCTACGTCGACGCCATCATCGAACTCGACCCCATCACGGGCACCTATCTGGGCGTGTCCGAAAGCTCGCGTCGGCTGCCCGACTTCTCACCTGCGGGTCAGGCCGCGGTCGCCGACCTCGTCCGCGCGACGCTGCGGGAGCTGGACGCCGCCGAGCGGCGTCCCGGTGCCGACAGCGCATCCGAGCGGCGTTGCGGACGCCTCCTGCGGGAACGCCTGACGGCGGAACTCGCCGTGCACGAGGCCGAGGAGGGGCTGCGGACGGTCTCCAACCTGCAGTCGCCGGCCCACAGCATCACCGAGGTCTTCACCCTCACGCCGACCGCGACGGACGAGGACTGGGCGGCGGTCGTGGATCGGCTGCGCGCGGTGCCCGCCGCGCACGAGGGGTACCGCGCCTCGCTCGCGCTCGGCCTGGAGCGCAAGCTGTACGGCGGTCCCCGCGCGACCGCCACGTTCGTCGGTCAGCTCACGGAGTGGGGCGGGGAGGGCGAGGGCACGGCGTTCTTCGCGGAGTTCGTCGCCCCCGGCCCCGCGTCGCTGCGGGCGGAGCTGGACGAGGCCGCACGGCTGGCGACGGCGTCGGTCCTCTCCCTGCGTGACTGGGTGCGCGACGTGTACGCCCCGGGCGTCGAGGGGGCCCCGGACCCGGTGGGCCGGGAGCGCTACGCCCTCTGGTCGCGGCTGTACAACGGCACCGACCTGGATCTCGACGAGGCGTACGCGTACGGCTGGTCGGAGTACCACCGGCTGCTCGCCGAGATGAGGACCGAGGCCGGGAAGATCCTGCCGGGGGCCGGCCCCTGGGAGGCGCTCGCCCACCTCGACGTGCACGGCAAGCATATCGAGGGCGTGGACAAGGTCCGCGAGTGGCTGCAGGGTCTGATGGACGAGGCGATCGAGGCGCTGGACGGCACGCACTTCGACCTCGCCGAGCGGGTCCGGAAGGTGGAGTCCCGCATCGCGCCGCCCGGCGGGGCCGCCGCACCGTACTACACCGGCCCCTCCGAGGATTTCTCCCGCCCCGGGCGCACCTGGCTGCCCACCATGGGAGAGACCCGTTTCCCGGTGTACGACCTGGTCTCGACCTGGTACCACGAGGGCGTTCCCGGCCACCACCTGCAGATCGCTCAGTGGACGCACGTCGCCGACAGCCTCTCCCGTTACCAGGCGTCGATCGGCATGGTCAGCGCGAACGCCGAGGGCTGGGCGCTGTACGCGGAGCGGCTGATGGACGAGTTGGGCTTCCTGCCCGACGCGGAACGGCGGCTCGGTTATCTGGACGCGCAGATGATGCGCGCCTGCCGGGTGATCGTCGACATCGGCATGCACCTGGAGCTGGAGATTCCCGCGGACTCCCCCTTCCACCCGGGCGAGCGCTGGACACCCGATCTGGCCCAGGAGTTCTTCGGCAACCACAGCGGCCGTCCCGCCGACTTCGTGGAGAGCGAACTGACCCGCTATCTGTCGATGCCGGGCCAGGCCATCGGCTACAAGCTCGGGGAGCGCGCCTGGCTGCTCGGCCGGGAGAACGCGCGCGCCGCGCACGGCGACGGCTTCGACCTCAAGGCCTGGCACATGGCGGCGCTCTCCCAGGGGTCGCTGGGCCTGGACGATCTGGTGGACGAGCTGTCGCGGCTCTGA
- a CDS encoding Lrp/AsnC family transcriptional regulator, with the protein MSDSVALDPVDLQILRLLQNDARTTYRELAAEVGVAASTCLDRVARLRRSGVILGDQLRLDPAKLGRGLQALLLVQVRPHRRELIGPFVDRVRSLPESRALFHLTGPDDYLVQVAVADAADLQRLVLDEFTSRREVARVDTRLIFQQWECGPLLPPAGS; encoded by the coding sequence ATGTCCGATTCTGTCGCTCTTGATCCGGTGGATCTGCAGATTCTGCGGCTGTTGCAGAACGATGCGCGGACCACGTACCGGGAGCTCGCGGCCGAGGTCGGCGTGGCCGCTTCGACCTGCCTGGACCGGGTGGCCCGGCTGCGCCGCTCCGGGGTGATCCTCGGGGACCAGCTGCGCCTCGATCCGGCGAAGCTCGGCCGGGGTCTCCAGGCGCTGCTCCTGGTGCAGGTCCGGCCGCACCGCCGGGAGCTCATCGGGCCGTTCGTCGACCGCGTCAGGTCCCTGCCGGAGTCGCGTGCGCTCTTCCACCTCACCGGCCCCGACGACTATCTGGTGCAGGTCGCGGTGGCGGACGCGGCTGATCTGCAGCGGCTGGTGCTGGACGAGTTCACCTCGCGCCGGGAGGTGGCCCGGGTGGACACCCGGCTGATCTTCCAGCAGTGGGAGTGCGGGCCCCTGCTGCCTCCGGCCGGGAGCTGA
- a CDS encoding trans-sulfuration enzyme family protein, translating to MDNEVSMTPPAPTPSRALATEAVHAGRDDLASLGLHAPPIDLSTTYPSYDSRGEAMRIDAFATTGARPDGPPVYARLDNPTTGRFETALARLEGAESAVAFASGMAALTAVLLARASQGLRHVVAVRPLYGCSDHLLGAGLLGTEVTWTDPAGIADAIRPDTGLVMVETPANPTLAEIDIRAVAHACGTVPLLVDNTFATPVLQRPVEHGARIVLHSATKYLGGHGDVMGGVVACDEEFAATLRQVRFATGGVLHPLAGYLLLRGLSTLPVRVRAASTSAAELVRRLTADPRIARVHYPRIGGAMISFDVYGDPHRVISGVRLITPAVSLGSVDSLIQHPASISHRIVEEGDRRASGVGDRLLRMSVGLEDVEDLWADLCQALSDGPLPSAQPEGRPLQSSAGRSSAGRSPVGQSSAGR from the coding sequence ATGGACAACGAAGTCTCGATGACGCCCCCTGCCCCCACCCCGTCCAGGGCTCTCGCCACCGAAGCCGTGCACGCCGGACGCGACGACCTCGCCTCCCTCGGCCTGCACGCCCCGCCGATCGACCTGTCCACCACGTACCCCTCCTACGACTCTCGCGGCGAGGCGATGCGGATCGACGCCTTCGCCACCACCGGGGCCCGACCCGACGGCCCGCCCGTCTACGCCCGGCTGGACAACCCCACCACGGGCCGCTTCGAGACGGCGCTCGCCCGGCTGGAGGGCGCCGAGAGTGCGGTCGCCTTCGCCAGCGGGATGGCGGCGCTGACAGCGGTCCTGCTCGCCCGCGCGAGCCAGGGACTGCGCCATGTCGTCGCGGTCCGCCCGCTCTACGGCTGCAGCGACCATCTGCTCGGCGCCGGGCTGCTGGGCACCGAGGTGACCTGGACCGACCCGGCGGGCATCGCCGACGCCATCCGCCCGGACACCGGCCTCGTGATGGTCGAGACGCCGGCCAACCCGACGCTGGCCGAGATCGACATCCGGGCCGTCGCCCACGCCTGCGGAACCGTCCCGCTGCTGGTCGACAACACCTTCGCCACCCCCGTCCTGCAGCGTCCCGTCGAACACGGCGCGCGGATCGTCCTGCACAGCGCCACCAAGTACCTCGGCGGCCACGGGGACGTCATGGGCGGCGTCGTCGCCTGCGACGAGGAGTTCGCCGCCACGCTGCGCCAGGTCCGCTTCGCCACCGGCGGAGTGCTGCACCCGCTGGCCGGCTACCTCCTGCTGCGCGGCCTGTCCACGCTTCCGGTGCGCGTGCGGGCGGCCTCGACGAGCGCGGCCGAACTCGTCCGCAGGCTCACCGCCGACCCGCGCATCGCCCGGGTGCACTACCCGCGCATCGGCGGCGCGATGATCTCCTTCGACGTGTACGGGGACCCGCACCGGGTGATCTCCGGGGTGCGGCTCATCACGCCCGCCGTCAGCCTCGGCAGCGTGGACTCGCTGATCCAGCACCCGGCCTCCATCAGCCACCGCATCGTGGAGGAGGGAGACCGGCGGGCGTCCGGCGTCGGCGACCGGCTGCTGCGGATGTCGGTCGGCCTGGAGGACGTCGAGGACCTGTGGGCCGACCTGTGTCAGGCGCTCAGCGACGGGCCCCTTCCGTCGGCGCAGCCGGAAGGGCGGCCCCTTCAGTCGTCAGCCGGGCGGTCGTCAGCTGGTCGGTCGCCAGTCGGTCAGTCGTCAGCCGGGCGGTGA